The Aeoliella mucimassa genome includes the window AGATAGTCGACCCCTTTCCAATCGACGAGTCGGCCGACAAAGAGAAACGATGTCGACTGCTGGTTAGGATCGCTGGTTCGCGCCAGCTCGCTGGTGACCTCCTCTTCAAGCACACCATTCTCGACGAGTATCGAGACATTCGGTGTCGAGAAACGGGGCAGTGATTCTTGGGTCCTCGTGTTAGCGACCAACAGGTGCGCGGCCAAACGTTTGCCGGGGATAAGCACATTGATCAACTCGGAACCAAACCGCAATGAGTTGACGATTCTGGTGATGAAGCGCGATTCGAAACGATCGCGGAAGGCTTCTGGATACTCCATGCCGCCATTCATGGGGCCAATGACCACCGGCACCCCGATGCGAAAGTACCACGAAGGGGTCCTTGGCGAAACGGGAACCGGCTGATGCACCAAGTCGATCTGGCCGCCCTTGGCGAGGCGGCGCACCAGTCGGCAAAGCGCAAGTTGGGTAAGCGTGTTGACTGTCATGGTGTACCACCCAATGCGTATGCGCCCGGGGAGCCAGCATCCCATCTTGAAGAACAGTCGATGAAGGAACGTATCTTTCACGAACGACGCGTATTGGAAGTCGTCTCCCAGGCTCTCCTGCAACTCGCTCGACACGCGTTCGTGGGTAACCAATCGAGCATCCACACCCGCCCGGCGGAGCTCGCGAAAGAAATGCAATGGCAGCACCGCTTCCCCGCCCATGCGATCGGACGCCATTTCCGCCACCACCGCGACTCGGAGGTTCTGGTTTGTATCAGAAGTCATGAGGAAGGTGAAACAGGTGGGCAGATGGAAACCCTCTGGTGCTTGAGGGCGAGTAACCGTTGATCCGAGTAGAACTCAGATTTGCGAGTGTCTCAGTAGATTGTCCACCAGCATCTGGAGGATGGTTTCGTCGGCGGACGTAAGAATCGATTGCTCGATTCCCAGTCCAAGAGCGTTGGTCAACGCATCCTGAGATTTCTTCGTGGCGTTCGAACGTTGGTAGCCATCGGCCAGATGCATCCAAGCCGAAGCATTGGTGGGGTTCGCTTGTACCAGATTCTCAAGAATCTGAATGGCTTTCGCCGATTCGTCTTCCTTGAATGCAACGATGCTAAGCGTATCGAGCAATTGAGGATCATCTGGCGACTCGGCCAAGGCGATATCCAGCACGCGGTGTGCTTCGTTGGTATTGCCAAGATCGCAGTACGCCAAGGCGAGATTATTCTTCACGTTCGCACTACCAGGCGATTGAGCCAGCACCTTGTTGTACAGGTCAACTGCTTGCTGAGGATTGCCTTGCAGCAGTCTCCAGTCGGCCAGTAGTTGAATGAGTGCTGTGTTGGTTGCCTGGCGTTGTTCGATATCGGCCAGAGCGCTCTCGACTTCCTTGGAGCTGCTCTCCGGTAGATGGCGATTCGTAATCAATGTCTCTAGCAAGCATTGATCGATCCGGTCCGCGGTAAGCCCGGCAAGACCTTCGGCTTGAAGTTGGGCGATGAGCTGAGGTTCTCCCTCATGCAGCAGTACGCCCATCATACGAATCATCAACAGCGCCTTATCATCAACCTCTGTCGTTTCGGCAAAAGCAGGAGCCGAGGTGACCTCGTTCAAGAGAGTCTTGAGGTCGGCAGCGGTAAGCGCACCCGACTCAACCGGTAGTTCCGTCGCGCCGGCGGCAACGGATGCTGCCGCTGCGTTGAGTCGCATTTCTCGCAGTCGCCAGCGGAATAGTTCCGACAGCCATGCTGGTGTTGTTGCCAGTCGCTGATAAATGCGTTTGGCGGTGCCCTCAAATCCAGGAGTTCCATTTTCGAGCAACGACTTGGTCAAAAACTCCGTCTGCCAGAAATCGAGGTAAGAAGTCAGATCAACCACCTGAGCGTTGGGGGCAAGGGCAAGACTTTCCAGCAGGTTGTACGTCGCGCCGCTACGCTCCAATCGCTCGTACAGGCTGGCCAACAATCGTTGGTCGTCAGGGCTCTTCTCAAGAATGCTTTCGAGAAGATCAATCGCCCGGCGGTTATCTGCGGCTGTGTCGCGTTTTGCGAACAGTTTGGCACAGAGCCGAATCACCGGCAGGCTAGGGGAGTCTTCAAGCTGCGCAAGTTCATTCTTCAACAACGACTCGATCTCAGTCGTACTTGTGTTGTCTTCTTGGGCTAAGAGGATTTGCGCCAGGATTTGCTTCGCCGCCAAGTTGTCGGGCTCATGGTCGATAATGCTACGGCAGAGAAACTCTGCCAAGGTGGGAGATTGCGAGGCGTAGAAAATAGAAGCCTGATTGAGAATGCTCAACGACTTTGGATTCAGATCCTGTAGGGCCAACGAAATCGTCTTCAGGTAATACTCGCGAGCCTTCTCCACGACGTTCAGTCGGCTATACAACTGAGCAAGTACATAGGACTTGTCGAGTTCACCAATACTTACTTCGCTCGAAAGGTCTTGGAGCATGGCCAAGGCCTTATCACGCGACTCCAGCGTGCGATCGTAGAACATCACGCAGGCGACCCAGGTGCGCATATCGGACGGCGAGGCAGTAATCGCTTGTTTAAAGGCCTGCTCCGCTTGCTCTACAGCATTCTCTTTTGCCTGGTCGTCGCCGCCTTCCGAGAGAATCAGCAACACCCGGCCAAGTCGTAGTTGAGCATCTGCATTGTTGGGCTGAGCCTTCACCCAAGACTGGGCAAGCGTAAGCGCCTGCTCCCGTTCGGAGCCGCGAGCATAGTAGGGGGCTGCACGGTCGAACAACTGCGGCGACAGCGCCAGCAGTTCGCTCGCTTGGGTCACGTATTCCTGTGCTTCGGTGAATCGGTTCAGGCGTGTGAGCACGTCGATAATACGATCGGCCAACAGAATGTTCCGACTACCCGACTTCCAGGCGCGTTGATAGGATGCCAGCGCGGCTTCGAGTTCGCCTTGAATCAGCGACAGTTCACCATACAGGTATTGAGCCTTGGGCCAGTTGGGCCGGGCCTGATTGATGAATTGAATAAGGGTGATGACCTCACGGAAACGAGGATCATCGCTGGTCGATATTTGAGCCAGCAAGATCTGGACCTTGTACGCCCGCCATTCGGTACCGTCTTCGCCTTCCACTTTTTCGAGATACTTCACCTGCTGGGCAAGTCGATCCCAATCTTGCTGTAGCCAGGCCAGACCAGCTGCTTCGTCGATTATGCGGTGGCTATTCGGTAGGTCATCGTGCCCTTGATCGAGTGTTTCAATCGACTTATCCAAGTCGCCGGCTTGCAGATACAGTCGCGAAAGCTCGATGTATAAAGTCGCCTTGTTGCGGGCGTCGGTCTCAGCTTTCAAAGCCTCGCGAATCGTCTCTACCGCTTTGTCCAGCTCTTTGTTGCCACTAAAGATTTGAGCCGCGAGTAATGCCTTGTCGGTATTGTCGTCAGAGACTTTGCGGAACTCTTCGAGTCCTCGCAATGCTTCTTCTTGGTTGCCAATTTGCTGGTTGAGAATCGTGTAGCCCCGCCAAATGCTGGCAGTCGTTTGACCGTTATCGATCGCCCGCTGAAGACCTTCCAGGGCATCTTGAATACGTCCCTGGGCGAGCAGTAGTTCTCCTGCAATCAAGCTGAGCGACTCTTGCGATGCTCCTGCTTTGAGCGCACTCTGCAAGGCCTTGGTGGCCGCGGTCCAATTGCGACGGCTAGCCGGTTCGCGTTTTTGGCGTTGAATCTCGACGTTGGCTAATGCCAGAAATGCCTCGGCAGCTTCCGACTGCTCAGCTGTCAGATTCGAGAGCTGTTGCTCGGCCAACGCCAGATTACCAGCTTGGGTGGCAACATTAGCTAGTTGTAGCCGAAGCGAACTAAACCGTGGAGTGAGCAGAATCGCTTGTTGATAGGCGTTGGTGGCGATATCCAGCTCGCCCAGCGAAGTGCAAAGATCCCCGTACAACGTCCATAAGTCGGCGTAAATCTTGGGGAACCGGTTCTGGTATTGCTGCAGCTCTGGAGCGGTTAACACGGGGCGTACGAGATCGACCCCCTCGCGAGGCGAGTTGCGTTTCCAGGCGATGCGGGCACGCACCAGCGCAATGCTGGCGGCCACGGCGCCGCGTTCTTCGGAAGAAACGCTCGGCAGGATTCTCTCCAGTGGTTCGATGAGCGCTTCGGCTTTTTCGAACTGTTCGGTCTGTACAAGCAGCGAAGCGAGCGGCACAAGCAACGACAACTCTTTTTGCTTGAGCGTATCCAAGCCGGTTTGGAGGATCTGGATCGCCTTTTCTTGCGAGTCGTCCGCTTGTTCATCCAGATACACCTGGGCCAGCGCCAGGTAGGGAACGTAGTAGTTTGGCTCAGCCTCGACGGCCGTTTGCAGATAGCTTTCGGCTGACTTCCAGTCACCACTTTCTCGCGCAGCGTTGGCCGCGATTAGATTGACGCGCGACTTGGTCTTGGCATCAGCTTCCGTGGCGAGTTCAATCGCCTTGTTCAACGCAGCGTCTTTCTCGGGAAGCACCGAGTCGCTGCCGTGGGTTCGCTCGAATTCGTAGAGTGCCAGCCAAGCGAGTGCATCGTTGGGTTTGTCTTTGATCAGCTGTTGCATCACTTCAATTGCTTGCGATTTCGGTGCTGCTTCGTCGCTACTCGTTTCTTCCGAATTGAGCTCTTCGTAGTCCACCAACGCATTCGCCAGCGTGGCCGCGTGCCAGACCGAATAGTCCTTCGACGCGATGATTTCGTTCAAAACATCAATCGCTTGTTTCCAGCTAACATCCGCACGTCCTCCCTCCCAGCGAAGGTACTCAACAAGCACCGCCGCATACATGCGATTGATGCTGGCGGCTTCTTCGTCGGTGGTCTTCGCTTTGTTGGAGCGAAGATCGGCGAAGATATCGAGAGCTAATCGGTAGTCATGAACTTGGGTCGATAACCGCGCGGCGGATACACCGTACTCGATCTTCTCGGGCTGCAGTTCCCAAGCATGCCGATACAGCTGCACGCTTCGCAGCACCCCGCCGGTTGTCAGCGCACCACGTTCGTAAAGCTCGGCCAGTTTGGCAGCAATCTCCGGATTATCGCGATTCGACGCGTAGTACCTCGACAGGTAACTGGCTGCTTGCTTGAGATCGCCCTTTTCTTCATATCGGGCCGCGGTCTTTAGCAAAGTATTGAGCGTGCGATTCGAGAAGTAACGTTGCGTGAGCAGTAAACAAACCGCCACCGCTACCACAATCAAACCATTGCGAACCACCCAGGTCGTTCCTTCGGATTGGCTCTTCTCAAACTTCTTGGTGCTGGTTTGTAGGATCCATAACACCAGGCCAAACAGAACAGCCGCCAGTGGTATCATCGCCAGCGCGGCGAAGTCGTGAGAGAATCGATGGGCTGCTTCGCCGGAGAAATACTTCAGCAACAGCGCAGTCGTCGCTACTCGAACCACATTAGCCGTGATCGAAACGGGAATCGTAGCGACCAGCAGGACGATCGACTTCCAAAGTCCAGGGCGGGCAAGCGTAATGGTTGCCACGGCCAAGGCCAGAATGCCAAAGAACATTCTCAGGCCGCTGCAGGCACGTTCGACGTCCAGCTGGTGATCGTCGAGCAGGATAACCGTGCCATCAGCGATGGCGGGCTGGCCAAAGAGTTGCAGTACCCATACCGACCATCCGGCCGCGATCCGTTGAAGCGGCATGCTGAGCGCCAGCTCGATAGTCGCTGGCAGTGGCATCGCAAACCACAGGAATCCGATCGCAGGAGCAGCCCAGCGAAAGACTTTCCAGCCACAAAGCATCCAGACGCATCCGCCGATCCAGAACGGGATAGTCCAAGGATCGATATCCGGCAGATAGAAACGACCTGCAACGTATCGGAACAGTGCTGCTACAACTAGCAGTGACAATCCGATGGGAGCTAAAGGCCGATCATCAAAGCCCGGAAAGCTGGATCTGCGTGCGTACAGGATGCCCGCGCAGATAAACGGTACAAGGAATCCATGAGAGTAATCTGGATTCGACGACCAATTGGCTACGGTTGCGACAATAGCTGGCCAGTAAGCCCATACCCCAAGTAGGGCTAAAATTGCGGCTATCGCCGCTTTGGTTTTCCCCGACATCACACCTGATTAGTTGCTAGTCGCTTATTCATTCCGAAAGGAACTGAAGCTTTGGCTGCAGAGCAGTGATCCGTCGGGTCAAACCGAGCAGCTTACTTGTTGGCGTTACGCCGGTAAGCTACTAGGCCAAGACCTGCTAGGATGGTCCACCCAACAACCGTGGTAAGCTCGGGGACTCCTTGAGGCCCGATCACAGCATCATATCCCGCAGTGAATACGCGAATCTGGTCAAATCCAATACCTGCGAGCAACAGCTTGTTTCCTTCAGTGGCGATCATGAACAAGTCAGCTTCAACGCCACGTTCAGAAACCCCCGTTGGATACTCAGTCGTCGAACCGAGTTCCGTTACTGCTGCGTCGCCCTCTTCGAGTGTACCATCAATACTGGCAAGTCCCAGGCCATCGCTGAAAAGTTGTACGCCGATGATGTCGGTTTCGAACTCGATGGTGCACACATAGAAGGGATAACAGGTGGGATCGAAATGAACCATATAGCTGTTAAAAGCCGTGCCAGATTC containing:
- a CDS encoding glycosyltransferase family 4 protein; translation: MTSDTNQNLRVAVVAEMASDRMGGEAVLPLHFFRELRRAGVDARLVTHERVSSELQESLGDDFQYASFVKDTFLHRLFFKMGCWLPGRIRIGWYTMTVNTLTQLALCRLVRRLAKGGQIDLVHQPVPVSPRTPSWYFRIGVPVVIGPMNGGMEYPEAFRDRFESRFITRIVNSLRFGSELINVLIPGKRLAAHLLVANTRTQESLPRFSTPNVSILVENGVLEEEVTSELARTSDPNQQSTSFLFVGRLVDWKGVDYLLRAFAKVRQQISATLTIVGNGGQRANLEQLAAELGLADSVEFTGALPRQDCLALMRSKDVFVLSSVLECGGAVVLEAMANGMPVIASDWGGPQDYIDSECGLLVPPTTPEQFEHDFSEAMLKLARNPELRVQLGNNGPQKVADHYTWTKKIEHILQVYSAACKH
- the xrt gene encoding exosortase — protein: MSGKTKAAIAAILALLGVWAYWPAIVATVANWSSNPDYSHGFLVPFICAGILYARRSSFPGFDDRPLAPIGLSLLVVAALFRYVAGRFYLPDIDPWTIPFWIGGCVWMLCGWKVFRWAAPAIGFLWFAMPLPATIELALSMPLQRIAAGWSVWVLQLFGQPAIADGTVILLDDHQLDVERACSGLRMFFGILALAVATITLARPGLWKSIVLLVATIPVSITANVVRVATTALLLKYFSGEAAHRFSHDFAALAMIPLAAVLFGLVLWILQTSTKKFEKSQSEGTTWVVRNGLIVVAVAVCLLLTQRYFSNRTLNTLLKTAARYEEKGDLKQAASYLSRYYASNRDNPEIAAKLAELYERGALTTGGVLRSVQLYRHAWELQPEKIEYGVSAARLSTQVHDYRLALDIFADLRSNKAKTTDEEAASINRMYAAVLVEYLRWEGGRADVSWKQAIDVLNEIIASKDYSVWHAATLANALVDYEELNSEETSSDEAAPKSQAIEVMQQLIKDKPNDALAWLALYEFERTHGSDSVLPEKDAALNKAIELATEADAKTKSRVNLIAANAARESGDWKSAESYLQTAVEAEPNYYVPYLALAQVYLDEQADDSQEKAIQILQTGLDTLKQKELSLLVPLASLLVQTEQFEKAEALIEPLERILPSVSSEERGAVAASIALVRARIAWKRNSPREGVDLVRPVLTAPELQQYQNRFPKIYADLWTLYGDLCTSLGELDIATNAYQQAILLTPRFSSLRLQLANVATQAGNLALAEQQLSNLTAEQSEAAEAFLALANVEIQRQKREPASRRNWTAATKALQSALKAGASQESLSLIAGELLLAQGRIQDALEGLQRAIDNGQTTASIWRGYTILNQQIGNQEEALRGLEEFRKVSDDNTDKALLAAQIFSGNKELDKAVETIREALKAETDARNKATLYIELSRLYLQAGDLDKSIETLDQGHDDLPNSHRIIDEAAGLAWLQQDWDRLAQQVKYLEKVEGEDGTEWRAYKVQILLAQISTSDDPRFREVITLIQFINQARPNWPKAQYLYGELSLIQGELEAALASYQRAWKSGSRNILLADRIIDVLTRLNRFTEAQEYVTQASELLALSPQLFDRAAPYYARGSEREQALTLAQSWVKAQPNNADAQLRLGRVLLILSEGGDDQAKENAVEQAEQAFKQAITASPSDMRTWVACVMFYDRTLESRDKALAMLQDLSSEVSIGELDKSYVLAQLYSRLNVVEKAREYYLKTISLALQDLNPKSLSILNQASIFYASQSPTLAEFLCRSIIDHEPDNLAAKQILAQILLAQEDNTSTTEIESLLKNELAQLEDSPSLPVIRLCAKLFAKRDTAADNRRAIDLLESILEKSPDDQRLLASLYERLERSGATYNLLESLALAPNAQVVDLTSYLDFWQTEFLTKSLLENGTPGFEGTAKRIYQRLATTPAWLSELFRWRLREMRLNAAAASVAAGATELPVESGALTAADLKTLLNEVTSAPAFAETTEVDDKALLMIRMMGVLLHEGEPQLIAQLQAEGLAGLTADRIDQCLLETLITNRHLPESSSKEVESALADIEQRQATNTALIQLLADWRLLQGNPQQAVDLYNKVLAQSPGSANVKNNLALAYCDLGNTNEAHRVLDIALAESPDDPQLLDTLSIVAFKEDESAKAIQILENLVQANPTNASAWMHLADGYQRSNATKKSQDALTNALGLGIEQSILTSADETILQMLVDNLLRHSQI